In a single window of the Maniola jurtina chromosome 4, ilManJurt1.1, whole genome shotgun sequence genome:
- the LOC123864239 gene encoding opsin-1-like, translating to MAITSMDPGPGVAALQAWGGQAMAYGSNETVVDRVPPDMLHLIDPHWYQFPPMNPLWHGLLGFVIAVLGFISIAGNGMVVYIFTTTKTLKTPSNILVVNLAFSDFLMMTVMSPPMVVNCFYETWVFGPLACQLYACAGSLFGCGSIWTMTMIAFDRYNVIVKGIAAKPMTINGALLRVMAIWVFSLAWTVAPMFGWGRYVPEGNMTACGTDYFDKSWANRSYILIYSIFVYYTPLLLIIYSYFFIVQAVAAHEKAMREQAKKMNVASLRSSDQANTSAECKLAKVALMTISLWFMAWTPYLVINYAGIFETMTISPLVTIWGSVFAKANAVYNPIVYGISHPKYRAALYARFPALACQPEPAADTGSVASAATATEEKPSA from the exons ATGGCAATCACAAGCATGGACCCCGGACCTGGTGTAGCCGCTTTGCAAGCGTGGGGCGGACAGGCCATGGCGTACGGCAGCAATGAAACTGTCGTCGACAGAGTACCTCCAGACATGCTGCACCTCATCGACCCACACTG GTATCAGTTCCCACCAATGAACCCGCTATGGCATGGCTTACTCGGTTTCGTGATCGCAGTTCTAGGCTTCATCTCCATTGCAGGCAACGGAATGGTCGTATACATCTTCACAACCACAAAG ACTCTCAAAACACCATCGAACATCCTCGTAGTGAACTTAGCGTTTTCCGACTTCCTTATGATGACAGTAATGTCGCCTCCCATGGTGGTAAATTGTTTCTATGAAACGTGGGTGTTtg GACCCTTGGCATGCCAACTATACGCTTGTGCGGGTTCATTATTCGGCTGTGGATCCATCTGGACGATGACGATGATCGCTTTCGACCGCTACAATGTAATCGTAAAGGGCATCGCCGCAAAGCCAATGACAATCAATGGTGCATTGCTACGAGTTATGGCTATCTGGGTCTTCTCATTGGCATGGACAGTAGCACCTATGTTCGGATGGGGCAG ATATGTACCAGAGGGCAATATGACCGCATGTGGAACCGACTACTTCGACAAATCTTGGGCGAACCGCAGCTACATCTTGATCTACTCGATTTTCGTCTACTACACGCCTCTCCTTCTCATCATCTATTCTTACTTCTTCATTGTTCAG GCTGTAGCAGCTCACGAGAAAGCGATGAGGGAGCAGGCAAAAAAAATGAATGTGGCATCTCTTAGGTCATCGGACCAGGCGAACACGAGCGCTGAATGCAAACTGGCTAAG GTGGCATTAATGACCATCTCACTATGGTTCATGGCGTGGACACCTTACCTAGTCATCAACTACGCCGGTATCTTCGAGACCATGACGATCAGCCCCCTCGTGACCATCTGGGGGTCTGTCTTCGCCAAGGCTAATGCCGTCTACAATCCTATTGTATACGGCATAAG CCACCCGAAATACCGCGCAGCGCTGTACGCGCGGTTCCCGGCGCTGGCGTGCCAGCCCGAGCCCGCGGCCGACACGGGCTCCGTGGCGTCGGCGGCCACGGCCACCGAAGAGAAGCCCTCGGCGTGA
- the LOC123864233 gene encoding zinc finger protein DZIP1L isoform X1 codes for MACKTSFELHHNFPKLAEETGFTFNLHKPRVHINWNKIKLIDIEHLIRDRKFVLVEQHINDILDCVLESEFDVRILDEGVLKIFRLAQLAVEYQQFCRHYLDRSVFILKEEVTNLLQELDETKQKLREKEEENRKLKRKSKHSIRTPLPYGNENIASMILKTLNQNKGELFASTSQIDSMQYNKCNYCEKVFLNQLYLKSHISRRHANVLEIPQRDTTEGEVNNGTNTKLANEVDELKTKLKQMEDLIASKYNHDTQTSIDEISQLPTAKNDEVISDNKRTKELKDAEVSTNEDGYILDKIEEWKNEVHQKYNEELSLLRKQIIEIMSTKEKQDSTSVHTDINMMEQLHATIKQQGSEILVLKQELVKEKSSEKEKRTKIEEQMEFWIKRAEMQSNECKSLLQKLNDVANEAREFQLKASTENERANRLEKLLQNQLNKISPKQSDMVNEQNVSKQIKEAHTKRELKTTKDVQIKPTADFMTLKKLQQKAQELLNIDQTTTSDSSSANEDIDRIEQAKKRSEHEADVKKKKIHEKVNNKDIAKPKSKTTLQNLDQVEPVKSKYMEKKQLNIKSKSAVNTTSKRGNGYVYVPGSPLKIVRAKITEEVNHRLVSLGVDPLSSRLPQHIFQKQRKLLQEQQESKSKKWPSREKVLHSIMCHLDQNTSSTNSIQRNDYFSPNKSHKSFSLSSVLSNVKTKALSLVKSNEPSIKPNKTYDDVAKKAMALLKTPPGSAQSSPLLLRRTNIDSPEKKPYVLKSKNARYQSSKIKTKNEPAETNQITDSSNENYSENDEQDKYQQSSKTGKDLFVSPEHHSIDNIDSRNSASQKRNFLHENGLKSEAINVTTKTFLDSKDNSSDDVESIVDITSPRKFTSEENLNNPKQTKGVLKNASSSSSLNKKKVLFDMDAIQMKSVSASPSQSITEKSDSNEKKYETGIVNLDTEEWDISSIENEPVRTIGIKTHSFSHTSPKIAELKKTIESQLTRRNPTLSTALVGGVDVLAAPIQKAASHGGSNTSLGSSILDDTDSGLLDQKTVVKPRAAFEKDDSEIETSDLIDNKIVNKKY; via the exons ATGGCTTGTAAAACATCATTCGAACTTCACCACAATTTTCCAAAACTAGCAGAAGAAACTGGATTCACATTTAACTTACATAAGCCACGAGTTCATATTAATTGGAACAAAATAA AACTTATCGACATTGAACATTTAATAAGAGACAGAAAATTTGTTTTGGTTGAACAACACATCAATGAT ATTTTAGATTGTGTGCTTGAATCAGAATTTGATGTGAGGATTCTTGATGAAGGTGTTTTGAAGATATTTCGTTTAGCACAACTGGCAGTCGAGTATCAGCAGTTTTGTCGACATTACCTGGACCGTAGTGTTTTTATTCTTAAAGAAGAAGTTACTAATTTGCTACAG GAGCTTgatgaaacaaaacaaaaactcaGGGAAAAAGAAGAGGAAAACAGAAAATTAAAAcgaaaatcaaaacattccaTTCGGACCCCTTTACCTTATGGCAATGAGAATATAGCTTCAATGATTTTGAAAACACTAAATCAGAATAAAGGAGAATTATTTGCGTCTACGTCACAAATAGATTCAATGCAATACaataaatgtaattattgtgaaaaggtgtttttgaatcaactttatttaaaaagtcaTATATCCAGACGACATGCTAATGTTCTTGAAATACCCCAAAGAGATACGACTGAAGGAGAGGTAAATAATGGCACCAATACAAAATTAGCTAACGAAGTTGATGAGCTAAAAACGAAGCTAAAACAAATGGAAGATCTCATTGCAAGCAAATACAATCATGACACCCAAACCTCTATTGATGAGATTTCGCAGCTGCCTACTGCTAAAAATGATGAAGTTATTAGTGATAACAAACGCACAAAGGAATTGAAAGACGCTGAAGTTTCAACGAACGAGGATGGTTATATACTTGATAAAATTGAGGAATGGAAGAATGAAGTACATCAAAAATACAACGAAGAACTGAGTTTATTGCgaaaacaaataatagaaatCATGAGTACTAAAGAAAAACAAGATAGCACGTCTGTGCATACTGATATAAATATGATGGAGCAATTACATGCTACTATAAAACAGCAAGGAAGTGAAATATTAGTATTGAAACAAGAACTAGTTAAAGAAAAAAGTAgtgaaaaagaaaaacgaacGAAAATTGAAGAGCAAATGGAGTTTTGGATTAAACGAGCTGAAATGCAATCTAACGAATGTAAATCATTGTTACAAAAGCTAAACGATGTTGCAAATGAGGCACGAGAATTTCAACTTAAGGCAAGCACAGAGAACGAAAGAGCGAATCGGTTAGAAAAATTGTTACAGAATCAACTTAACAAAATATCACCAAAACAATCAGATATGGTAAATGAACAAAAT GTTTCAAAACAGATTAAAGAGGCCCATACAAAAAGAGAATTGAAGACTACAAAAGACGTGCAAATAAAACCAACGGCAGACTTTATGACTCTGAAAAAGCTGCAGCAAAAAGCACAAGAACTACTAAATATCGATCAAACAACCACTTCTGACAGTTCGAGTGCAAATGAAGACATTGACAGAATTGAACAGGCAAAAAAAAGATCAGAACATGAAGCTGacgttaaaaagaaaaaaatacatgaaaaaGTAAATAACAAAGATATCGCCAAACCTAAGTCTAAAACTACTTTACAGAATTTAGATCAAGTGGAACCagttaaaagtaaatatatggaaaagaaacaattaaatattaaatctaAATCCGCAGTAAATACAACATCGAAGAGAGGAAACGGCTACGTTTATGTTCCCGGCAG tccactaaaaattgtaagaGCAAAAATAACTGAAGAGGTTAATCATCGCTTAGTTTCTCTCGGAGTGGATCCGCTTAGCAGCAGATTGCCCCAACACATATTTCAGAAACAACGGAAGCTATTGCAAGAGCAACAAGAGAGCAAATCTAAG AAATGGCCTTCACGTGAAAAGGTACTGCATTCTATAATGTGCCATTTGGATCAAAATACAAGCAGTACAAACTCGATTCAACGAAATGATTACTTCTCGCCAAATAAGTCTCACAAAAGTTTCAGTCTCTCTTCAGTTTTATCAAATGTCAAAACGAAGGCTTTATCACTAGTTAAATCTAATGAGCCGAGTATTAAACCAAATAAGACGTACGATGACGTAGCAAAAAAAGCAATGGCTTTGCTGAAAACTCCGCCAGGGTCTGCTCAATCTAGCCCTTTATTACTACGTCGTACTAATATTGATTCACCTGAAAAAAAGCCTTATGTTTTGAAAAGTAAGAATGCTCGATACCAGtcttctaaaataaaaacaaagaacgAGCCAGCAGAGACTAATCAAATTACTGATTCTAGTAACGAAAATTATTCTGAAAATGATGAGCAGGATAAATATCAGCAGTCATCAAAAACTGGCAAGGACCTCTTCGTATCTCCTGAACATCATTCTATAGATAATATCGATAGCCGTAACTCTGCCAGTCAAAAACGGAATTTCCTCCACGAAAATGGATTGAAATCAGAAGCAAtaaatgtaaccacaaaaacatttttagaTAGTAAAGACAATAGCAGTGACGACGTTGAATCTATAGTTGATATTACATCACCAAGAAAATTTACATCTGAGGAAAATCTCAATAATCCCAAACAAACAAAGGGAGTTTTAAAAAATGCATCTTCTTCGTCTTCCCTTAATAAGAAGAAGGTTTTGTTTGATATGGATGCGATACAAATGAAGTCAGTGAGTGCATCTCCATCGCAAAGTATAACAGAGAAAAGTGACAGTAACGAAAAGAAATATGAAACGGGTATAGTTAATTTAGATACTGAGGAATGGGATATATCAAG caTAGAAAACGAACCTGTAAGAACTATCGGAATCAAGACTCATAGTTTTTCCCATACAAGCCCAAAAAttgctgaattaaaaaaaacaatagaatCACAACTAACACGACGCAATCCAACGCTTTCCACGGCGCTAGTAGGAGGAGTTGATGTTTTAGCTGCTCCAATACAAAAAGCAGCAAGCCATGGAGGCAGTAACACTAGTCTCGGCAGTTCGATCCTAGACGATACAGACAGCGGACTTCTCGATCAAAAGACAGTCGTCAAACCAAGGGCAGCATTTGAAAAAGACGACAGCGAAATAGAAACATCAGATTTAATTGATAATAAAATAGTGAATAAGAAATATTGA
- the LOC123864233 gene encoding zinc finger protein DZIP1L isoform X2 — MACKTSFELHHNFPKLAEETGFTFNLHKPRVHINWNKIKLIDIEHLIRDRKFVLVEQHINDELDETKQKLREKEEENRKLKRKSKHSIRTPLPYGNENIASMILKTLNQNKGELFASTSQIDSMQYNKCNYCEKVFLNQLYLKSHISRRHANVLEIPQRDTTEGEVNNGTNTKLANEVDELKTKLKQMEDLIASKYNHDTQTSIDEISQLPTAKNDEVISDNKRTKELKDAEVSTNEDGYILDKIEEWKNEVHQKYNEELSLLRKQIIEIMSTKEKQDSTSVHTDINMMEQLHATIKQQGSEILVLKQELVKEKSSEKEKRTKIEEQMEFWIKRAEMQSNECKSLLQKLNDVANEAREFQLKASTENERANRLEKLLQNQLNKISPKQSDMVNEQNVSKQIKEAHTKRELKTTKDVQIKPTADFMTLKKLQQKAQELLNIDQTTTSDSSSANEDIDRIEQAKKRSEHEADVKKKKIHEKVNNKDIAKPKSKTTLQNLDQVEPVKSKYMEKKQLNIKSKSAVNTTSKRGNGYVYVPGSPLKIVRAKITEEVNHRLVSLGVDPLSSRLPQHIFQKQRKLLQEQQESKSKKWPSREKVLHSIMCHLDQNTSSTNSIQRNDYFSPNKSHKSFSLSSVLSNVKTKALSLVKSNEPSIKPNKTYDDVAKKAMALLKTPPGSAQSSPLLLRRTNIDSPEKKPYVLKSKNARYQSSKIKTKNEPAETNQITDSSNENYSENDEQDKYQQSSKTGKDLFVSPEHHSIDNIDSRNSASQKRNFLHENGLKSEAINVTTKTFLDSKDNSSDDVESIVDITSPRKFTSEENLNNPKQTKGVLKNASSSSSLNKKKVLFDMDAIQMKSVSASPSQSITEKSDSNEKKYETGIVNLDTEEWDISSIENEPVRTIGIKTHSFSHTSPKIAELKKTIESQLTRRNPTLSTALVGGVDVLAAPIQKAASHGGSNTSLGSSILDDTDSGLLDQKTVVKPRAAFEKDDSEIETSDLIDNKIVNKKY, encoded by the exons ATGGCTTGTAAAACATCATTCGAACTTCACCACAATTTTCCAAAACTAGCAGAAGAAACTGGATTCACATTTAACTTACATAAGCCACGAGTTCATATTAATTGGAACAAAATAA AACTTATCGACATTGAACATTTAATAAGAGACAGAAAATTTGTTTTGGTTGAACAACACATCAATGAT GAGCTTgatgaaacaaaacaaaaactcaGGGAAAAAGAAGAGGAAAACAGAAAATTAAAAcgaaaatcaaaacattccaTTCGGACCCCTTTACCTTATGGCAATGAGAATATAGCTTCAATGATTTTGAAAACACTAAATCAGAATAAAGGAGAATTATTTGCGTCTACGTCACAAATAGATTCAATGCAATACaataaatgtaattattgtgaaaaggtgtttttgaatcaactttatttaaaaagtcaTATATCCAGACGACATGCTAATGTTCTTGAAATACCCCAAAGAGATACGACTGAAGGAGAGGTAAATAATGGCACCAATACAAAATTAGCTAACGAAGTTGATGAGCTAAAAACGAAGCTAAAACAAATGGAAGATCTCATTGCAAGCAAATACAATCATGACACCCAAACCTCTATTGATGAGATTTCGCAGCTGCCTACTGCTAAAAATGATGAAGTTATTAGTGATAACAAACGCACAAAGGAATTGAAAGACGCTGAAGTTTCAACGAACGAGGATGGTTATATACTTGATAAAATTGAGGAATGGAAGAATGAAGTACATCAAAAATACAACGAAGAACTGAGTTTATTGCgaaaacaaataatagaaatCATGAGTACTAAAGAAAAACAAGATAGCACGTCTGTGCATACTGATATAAATATGATGGAGCAATTACATGCTACTATAAAACAGCAAGGAAGTGAAATATTAGTATTGAAACAAGAACTAGTTAAAGAAAAAAGTAgtgaaaaagaaaaacgaacGAAAATTGAAGAGCAAATGGAGTTTTGGATTAAACGAGCTGAAATGCAATCTAACGAATGTAAATCATTGTTACAAAAGCTAAACGATGTTGCAAATGAGGCACGAGAATTTCAACTTAAGGCAAGCACAGAGAACGAAAGAGCGAATCGGTTAGAAAAATTGTTACAGAATCAACTTAACAAAATATCACCAAAACAATCAGATATGGTAAATGAACAAAAT GTTTCAAAACAGATTAAAGAGGCCCATACAAAAAGAGAATTGAAGACTACAAAAGACGTGCAAATAAAACCAACGGCAGACTTTATGACTCTGAAAAAGCTGCAGCAAAAAGCACAAGAACTACTAAATATCGATCAAACAACCACTTCTGACAGTTCGAGTGCAAATGAAGACATTGACAGAATTGAACAGGCAAAAAAAAGATCAGAACATGAAGCTGacgttaaaaagaaaaaaatacatgaaaaaGTAAATAACAAAGATATCGCCAAACCTAAGTCTAAAACTACTTTACAGAATTTAGATCAAGTGGAACCagttaaaagtaaatatatggaaaagaaacaattaaatattaaatctaAATCCGCAGTAAATACAACATCGAAGAGAGGAAACGGCTACGTTTATGTTCCCGGCAG tccactaaaaattgtaagaGCAAAAATAACTGAAGAGGTTAATCATCGCTTAGTTTCTCTCGGAGTGGATCCGCTTAGCAGCAGATTGCCCCAACACATATTTCAGAAACAACGGAAGCTATTGCAAGAGCAACAAGAGAGCAAATCTAAG AAATGGCCTTCACGTGAAAAGGTACTGCATTCTATAATGTGCCATTTGGATCAAAATACAAGCAGTACAAACTCGATTCAACGAAATGATTACTTCTCGCCAAATAAGTCTCACAAAAGTTTCAGTCTCTCTTCAGTTTTATCAAATGTCAAAACGAAGGCTTTATCACTAGTTAAATCTAATGAGCCGAGTATTAAACCAAATAAGACGTACGATGACGTAGCAAAAAAAGCAATGGCTTTGCTGAAAACTCCGCCAGGGTCTGCTCAATCTAGCCCTTTATTACTACGTCGTACTAATATTGATTCACCTGAAAAAAAGCCTTATGTTTTGAAAAGTAAGAATGCTCGATACCAGtcttctaaaataaaaacaaagaacgAGCCAGCAGAGACTAATCAAATTACTGATTCTAGTAACGAAAATTATTCTGAAAATGATGAGCAGGATAAATATCAGCAGTCATCAAAAACTGGCAAGGACCTCTTCGTATCTCCTGAACATCATTCTATAGATAATATCGATAGCCGTAACTCTGCCAGTCAAAAACGGAATTTCCTCCACGAAAATGGATTGAAATCAGAAGCAAtaaatgtaaccacaaaaacatttttagaTAGTAAAGACAATAGCAGTGACGACGTTGAATCTATAGTTGATATTACATCACCAAGAAAATTTACATCTGAGGAAAATCTCAATAATCCCAAACAAACAAAGGGAGTTTTAAAAAATGCATCTTCTTCGTCTTCCCTTAATAAGAAGAAGGTTTTGTTTGATATGGATGCGATACAAATGAAGTCAGTGAGTGCATCTCCATCGCAAAGTATAACAGAGAAAAGTGACAGTAACGAAAAGAAATATGAAACGGGTATAGTTAATTTAGATACTGAGGAATGGGATATATCAAG caTAGAAAACGAACCTGTAAGAACTATCGGAATCAAGACTCATAGTTTTTCCCATACAAGCCCAAAAAttgctgaattaaaaaaaacaatagaatCACAACTAACACGACGCAATCCAACGCTTTCCACGGCGCTAGTAGGAGGAGTTGATGTTTTAGCTGCTCCAATACAAAAAGCAGCAAGCCATGGAGGCAGTAACACTAGTCTCGGCAGTTCGATCCTAGACGATACAGACAGCGGACTTCTCGATCAAAAGACAGTCGTCAAACCAAGGGCAGCATTTGAAAAAGACGACAGCGAAATAGAAACATCAGATTTAATTGATAATAAAATAGTGAATAAGAAATATTGA
- the LOC123864233 gene encoding zinc finger protein DZIP1L isoform X3: MILKTLNQNKGELFASTSQIDSMQYNKCNYCEKVFLNQLYLKSHISRRHANVLEIPQRDTTEGEVNNGTNTKLANEVDELKTKLKQMEDLIASKYNHDTQTSIDEISQLPTAKNDEVISDNKRTKELKDAEVSTNEDGYILDKIEEWKNEVHQKYNEELSLLRKQIIEIMSTKEKQDSTSVHTDINMMEQLHATIKQQGSEILVLKQELVKEKSSEKEKRTKIEEQMEFWIKRAEMQSNECKSLLQKLNDVANEAREFQLKASTENERANRLEKLLQNQLNKISPKQSDMVNEQNVSKQIKEAHTKRELKTTKDVQIKPTADFMTLKKLQQKAQELLNIDQTTTSDSSSANEDIDRIEQAKKRSEHEADVKKKKIHEKVNNKDIAKPKSKTTLQNLDQVEPVKSKYMEKKQLNIKSKSAVNTTSKRGNGYVYVPGSPLKIVRAKITEEVNHRLVSLGVDPLSSRLPQHIFQKQRKLLQEQQESKSKKWPSREKVLHSIMCHLDQNTSSTNSIQRNDYFSPNKSHKSFSLSSVLSNVKTKALSLVKSNEPSIKPNKTYDDVAKKAMALLKTPPGSAQSSPLLLRRTNIDSPEKKPYVLKSKNARYQSSKIKTKNEPAETNQITDSSNENYSENDEQDKYQQSSKTGKDLFVSPEHHSIDNIDSRNSASQKRNFLHENGLKSEAINVTTKTFLDSKDNSSDDVESIVDITSPRKFTSEENLNNPKQTKGVLKNASSSSSLNKKKVLFDMDAIQMKSVSASPSQSITEKSDSNEKKYETGIVNLDTEEWDISSIENEPVRTIGIKTHSFSHTSPKIAELKKTIESQLTRRNPTLSTALVGGVDVLAAPIQKAASHGGSNTSLGSSILDDTDSGLLDQKTVVKPRAAFEKDDSEIETSDLIDNKIVNKKY; the protein is encoded by the exons ATGATTTTGAAAACACTAAATCAGAATAAAGGAGAATTATTTGCGTCTACGTCACAAATAGATTCAATGCAATACaataaatgtaattattgtgaaaaggtgtttttgaatcaactttatttaaaaagtcaTATATCCAGACGACATGCTAATGTTCTTGAAATACCCCAAAGAGATACGACTGAAGGAGAGGTAAATAATGGCACCAATACAAAATTAGCTAACGAAGTTGATGAGCTAAAAACGAAGCTAAAACAAATGGAAGATCTCATTGCAAGCAAATACAATCATGACACCCAAACCTCTATTGATGAGATTTCGCAGCTGCCTACTGCTAAAAATGATGAAGTTATTAGTGATAACAAACGCACAAAGGAATTGAAAGACGCTGAAGTTTCAACGAACGAGGATGGTTATATACTTGATAAAATTGAGGAATGGAAGAATGAAGTACATCAAAAATACAACGAAGAACTGAGTTTATTGCgaaaacaaataatagaaatCATGAGTACTAAAGAAAAACAAGATAGCACGTCTGTGCATACTGATATAAATATGATGGAGCAATTACATGCTACTATAAAACAGCAAGGAAGTGAAATATTAGTATTGAAACAAGAACTAGTTAAAGAAAAAAGTAgtgaaaaagaaaaacgaacGAAAATTGAAGAGCAAATGGAGTTTTGGATTAAACGAGCTGAAATGCAATCTAACGAATGTAAATCATTGTTACAAAAGCTAAACGATGTTGCAAATGAGGCACGAGAATTTCAACTTAAGGCAAGCACAGAGAACGAAAGAGCGAATCGGTTAGAAAAATTGTTACAGAATCAACTTAACAAAATATCACCAAAACAATCAGATATGGTAAATGAACAAAAT GTTTCAAAACAGATTAAAGAGGCCCATACAAAAAGAGAATTGAAGACTACAAAAGACGTGCAAATAAAACCAACGGCAGACTTTATGACTCTGAAAAAGCTGCAGCAAAAAGCACAAGAACTACTAAATATCGATCAAACAACCACTTCTGACAGTTCGAGTGCAAATGAAGACATTGACAGAATTGAACAGGCAAAAAAAAGATCAGAACATGAAGCTGacgttaaaaagaaaaaaatacatgaaaaaGTAAATAACAAAGATATCGCCAAACCTAAGTCTAAAACTACTTTACAGAATTTAGATCAAGTGGAACCagttaaaagtaaatatatggaaaagaaacaattaaatattaaatctaAATCCGCAGTAAATACAACATCGAAGAGAGGAAACGGCTACGTTTATGTTCCCGGCAG tccactaaaaattgtaagaGCAAAAATAACTGAAGAGGTTAATCATCGCTTAGTTTCTCTCGGAGTGGATCCGCTTAGCAGCAGATTGCCCCAACACATATTTCAGAAACAACGGAAGCTATTGCAAGAGCAACAAGAGAGCAAATCTAAG AAATGGCCTTCACGTGAAAAGGTACTGCATTCTATAATGTGCCATTTGGATCAAAATACAAGCAGTACAAACTCGATTCAACGAAATGATTACTTCTCGCCAAATAAGTCTCACAAAAGTTTCAGTCTCTCTTCAGTTTTATCAAATGTCAAAACGAAGGCTTTATCACTAGTTAAATCTAATGAGCCGAGTATTAAACCAAATAAGACGTACGATGACGTAGCAAAAAAAGCAATGGCTTTGCTGAAAACTCCGCCAGGGTCTGCTCAATCTAGCCCTTTATTACTACGTCGTACTAATATTGATTCACCTGAAAAAAAGCCTTATGTTTTGAAAAGTAAGAATGCTCGATACCAGtcttctaaaataaaaacaaagaacgAGCCAGCAGAGACTAATCAAATTACTGATTCTAGTAACGAAAATTATTCTGAAAATGATGAGCAGGATAAATATCAGCAGTCATCAAAAACTGGCAAGGACCTCTTCGTATCTCCTGAACATCATTCTATAGATAATATCGATAGCCGTAACTCTGCCAGTCAAAAACGGAATTTCCTCCACGAAAATGGATTGAAATCAGAAGCAAtaaatgtaaccacaaaaacatttttagaTAGTAAAGACAATAGCAGTGACGACGTTGAATCTATAGTTGATATTACATCACCAAGAAAATTTACATCTGAGGAAAATCTCAATAATCCCAAACAAACAAAGGGAGTTTTAAAAAATGCATCTTCTTCGTCTTCCCTTAATAAGAAGAAGGTTTTGTTTGATATGGATGCGATACAAATGAAGTCAGTGAGTGCATCTCCATCGCAAAGTATAACAGAGAAAAGTGACAGTAACGAAAAGAAATATGAAACGGGTATAGTTAATTTAGATACTGAGGAATGGGATATATCAAG caTAGAAAACGAACCTGTAAGAACTATCGGAATCAAGACTCATAGTTTTTCCCATACAAGCCCAAAAAttgctgaattaaaaaaaacaatagaatCACAACTAACACGACGCAATCCAACGCTTTCCACGGCGCTAGTAGGAGGAGTTGATGTTTTAGCTGCTCCAATACAAAAAGCAGCAAGCCATGGAGGCAGTAACACTAGTCTCGGCAGTTCGATCCTAGACGATACAGACAGCGGACTTCTCGATCAAAAGACAGTCGTCAAACCAAGGGCAGCATTTGAAAAAGACGACAGCGAAATAGAAACATCAGATTTAATTGATAATAAAATAGTGAATAAGAAATATTGA
- the LOC123864241 gene encoding 60S ribosomal protein L8: protein MGRVIRAQRKGAGSVFVSHTKKRKGAPKLRSLDYAERHGYIKGVVKDIIHDPGRGAPLAVVHFRDPYKFKTRKELFISPEGLYTGQFVYCGKKATLEVGNVMPVGAMPEGTIVCNLEEKMGDRGRLARASGNFATVIGHNPDAKRTRVKLPSGAKKVLPSSNRGMVGIVAGGGRIDKPILKAGRAYHKYKVKRNCWPYVRGVSMNPVEHPHGGGNHQHIGKASTVKRGTSAGRKVGLIAARRTGRIRGGKTETKKET from the exons ATGGGTCGTGTGATTCGGGCTCAGCGAAAAGGTGCCGGTTCAGTCTTCGTGTCTCATACTAAGAAGAGGAAAGGAGCCCCTAAACTCCGTTCCTTGGATTATGCAGAACGTCATGGTTACATTAAAGGGGTTGTAAAG GACATCATTCATGACCCTGGCAGAGGTGCCCCATTGGCCGTGGTGCACTTCCGTGACCCATACAAGTTCAAGACACGAAAGGAGCTTTTCATTTCACCTGAGGGTCTTTACACAGGCCAATTTGTATATTGTGGGAAAAAAGCTACACTTGAAGTTG GAAATGTGATGCCAGTGGGAGCTATGCCTGAGGGTACTATTGTCTGCAACCTGGAAGAAAAGATGGGTGACAGGGGTCGGCTGGCTCGCGCCTCTGGGAACTTTGCCACCGTCATTGGCCACAACCCTGACGCCAAACGGACAAGGGTCAAGCTACCTTCTGGTGCCAAGAAAGTTCTGCCCTCTAGCAACAGAGGGATGGTTG GCATAGTTGCTGGTGGTGGACGTATTGACAAGCCTATCCTCAAGGCTGGTCGTGCGTATCACAAGTACAAGGTCAAACGTAACTGCTGGCCATACGTGCGTGGTGTGTCCATGAACCCTGTGGAGCATCCTCACGGTGGTGGTAACCATCAACACATAG GTAAGGCTTCCACTGTCAAGAGAGGTACATCTGCTGGTCGCAAGGTTGGTCTTATCGCTGCCCGCAGAACCGGAAGAATCCGTGGTGGCAAGACAGAAACAAAGAAGGAGACATAA